In the Bombiscardovia apis genome, GTCTTCAACACTGGGGATCTCAATACCATACTTAGCAAAGATGGAGCGCACCTTGTCAGTCCTAGGCTCTAGCGAGCGGCTACCGTCTGTGTACTTATCGAAGTAGTTGCCCTGGCCTGGCTCCTTGGCGTAGTCAGACTTGGCGAAAGTTGAGAAAGCATGACCGCGCTCTTGGGCAATCTGGTTGGAAGCCCGGTAAGCGTGGTAGGCCACGGTCATGAAGTAGATATCAGTGAAGTCCAAGCCCTCTTCTGAACCGTAGTGGATGCCCTCGCGAGCCAAGAAGCCGTGGAGGTTCATCTGGCCCAAACCAATGGCGTGCCCCTCGTCGTTGCCGCGCTTAATCGAGGGCACGGCCTCAATATCGGTATGGTCAGATACGGAAGTGAGAGCACGAATAGCGGTCTCAACCGTGTCTGCCAGGCCCCCATCGATGGCCTTAGCAATGTTGAGTGAACCCAAATTGCAGGAAATATCGCGGCCCACGTGCGCGTAGTTCAAGTTCTCGTCGTAAGTAGAGGGTTCCTGCACCTGAAGAATCTCTGAGCACAGGTTACTCATAGTAATACGGCCGTCGATAGGATTGGCCTTGTTGACCGTGTCCTCGAAGAGGATGTAGGGATAGCCGGATTCGAACTGAATCTCAGCCAAGGTCATGAAGAAGTCGCGAGCATCGATGTATTTCTTATGGATACGATTATCTTTAACCATCTCGTCATAGTGCTCAGAGATGGAGATGTCTGCGAAAGGCTTCCCATAGACGCGCTCAACGTCGTAGGGAGAGAAAAGGGCCATCGGTGCCTTCTGCTTAGCCAGTTCGAAGGTAATATCGGGAACCACGACACCCAAGGCCAGTGACTTAATACGAATCTTCTCGTCGGCGTTCTCGCGCTTGGTGTCGAGGAAGCGCATAATGTCGGGATGGTGGGCGTTCAAATAGACCGCGCCGGCTCCCTGTCGGGCACCCAGCTGGTTGGCATAGGAGAAGGAATCCTCCAAAAGCTTCATAACCGGCACCACGCCCGAAGACTGGTTTTCGATGTGCTTGATGGGGGCACCCAGTTCGCGCAGGTTAGTTAGCAGCAGAGCCACGCCACCGCCGCGCTTGGAGAGTTGGAGGGCAGCATTGATGCCGCGGGAGATGGACTCCATGTTGTCTTCAATGCGCACCAGGAAGCAGGAGACGGGCTCGCCGCGCTGGGCCTTACCCAAGTTCAGGAAGGTGGGAGTTGCGGGCTGGAAGCGGCCGGAGATGATCTCGTCGGCATACTTAACAGCAGCGTCTTCATCGCCATCGGCCAGTTCGAGAGCCACGGCTACTGAGCGCTGGGGGAAGTCTTCCAAGTACTGCTTGCCATCGAAGGACTTAAGGGCATACGAAGTATAGAACTTGAAAGCGCCGAGGAAGGTCTCGAACTCGAAACCGGAATTGGCAGCGCGCTCATAGATGCTATCCAAGAACTCAGGGGTGTACTTGTCGAAAACGCTCTTGTTATAGTACAGATTCTCGGTCAGGAAGGACAAACGCTCCGTAGTGGAGGTAAAAGTCTTAGTATTGGGTGCTACATGCCCTTGAATGTACTGGCGCTCAGCTTCCTCGTCCTTGTCGAACTGAATCTGCCCATCCTTATCATAGAGATTGAGCATGGCGTTCAATGCATGAAAATCGTGGGCAGGATCATAGCTTTCCCCTGCGCTTGCTGTGCGATCTAAAGCCAAGGACGTGTCTTCCTGTACTGCCATCTGGCATCCTTTCGTGGGTTGTAACCCCTGTTATAACATTCATGAAATCTTGTGTACGAACTAGGACGCAGCGATCGTCGTAACTGAATGAGCGCTGCAAAGTCTTATTCAGGATGATTGCGGAAAAATTCCAGCACTCCCTGCTTCACTTTGCGCTCGTCCTCCGTAGTGCCCATCAACTCAAAATAGTAAAGGAAGGGTACCTTGCATTTTTGGGCAATAATATCGCCGGCCATGCAGAAGGCTTCGCCAAAATTAGTATTGCCTGAGGCAATGACCCCGCGGATACCTGCTCGGTTGTCAGGATCGTTCAAAAAACGCTTAATCTGGGGCAACACAGCCTTACGCGCCGAACCACCACCATAAGTCGGCACAACTATAATATAAGGCTCGTGAACCTTGAGCGGGGCTTCGTGGGGCTTGACCGGGATGCGGAACACATCGATGCCCTCATCTTGCAATCGGCAATTAGAGATGAAACGAGCCGTGTTCTCAGACTGTGAGGAAAAATAGACCACTGCGCCAACGCGCTCCCCCACTGCCGCATACTCAGGCGTGCTGGCCACCTGTGTCCCCTGCTCTGGCACTGCTTGCTCCATCAAAACCTCCCGTAGGCACATCGTTGAGATGTTTGCCCACGCTGTAGGCTTTCTCAAGCAGGGGCAGGAACCACTATATCTAGTAACCTCGATAATTGCGATAGGCATATATAGTGTTTCTTGTGCACAATATCACAGTAGCCTTCATGGGGGTCTCCAGCCCTACTCCCCAGCCAAAATACAGCAAGGCTCTTGAACACAGTTATGCTCAAGAGCCTTGACAAATATCGAAAGTGAGAGTCTTACTTCAAGATAGCCAGCACGTCGCGTGCAGAAACAATCAAGTAATCCTCACCCTCATAGTTGACCTCGGTGCCGCCATACTTGGAGTAGAGCACCTTGTCACCTACGGTGACATCTACAGGAATCAGCCCGCCCTTGTCGTCGCGGCGACCAGGACCAACAGCAAGGACTTCACCCTGCTGAGGCTTCTCCTTGGCAGAATCCGGAATGACTAGACCAGACGCGGTCTTGGTCTCAGCCGGAGCCTGCTTAATGACAATCTTGTCTTCCAACGGTGTGAGTGAGATCGACACTGTGGACCCCCTCTTTCTATGAGTACGCTCAATAATTACCCGCGCCAGAAGTCAAGTGAGAGGCTGACGAACACCCACTACAACATCCCTTTGCGCTAGTTATTATGGTAGCGCTAAATTAGCACTCTGCCAACTTGAGTGCTAACGCTATGAGTGAACGCGATTCTGTACGAAGTTGAGAACTTAGCCGCAGCGAATCGTAGCTTACGAATTACTGCGGCGGGCCAAAATGGCTTCCACGCCAACCTTGCCCAAGGAGTCATCACTCACCTCGGGAGCATCAACATCTGCCTGCACTTCCCTACGATGAAAGTCTTCTGGCTTGCTGTTGGGGTTATTCTTACGCGAAGAGCGCACCGACGAATCCGACTCTTGAGCCTGCGTCTCTCGCTTCGGCTGAGCTTGCAACTTAGGTACGGCTTGGGCTACCTGCTTCGTTGATTTGATCTCCAAGCTCAGAGGCTCATTCTGTCGTAAGACTTGGCCGTCGCGCGACTGGCCCATAGAGAAGGAAAGTAGAGTATGCGCCTGAGCTGCAGTGAGCACAGGTTCGCGATTACTTTCGCTACTGGCAGCAGCCTTAACCTGCTTGGCCGCATCAACCTTATGAGCCGGCTGATCTACCTGTGATTCTGGTTGGGAAGCAGCGGCCGAAGCTTGTGAGGAAACGTGTTGTATAGCCTCGCGCACTGCATGCTCGGCAATACGATCTTCCTGCGCAGCCGACATCTGCTGAGCTGAACGAACAGCCAGAGCCTTCTCTTGCATCTTACGAGCCAATATAATAGCCGCACGAATATCTTCCTGGCTTAAGGCCGCAGTGGTCTGATCGCTTTCCTTGGCTTGCACCGGGCGAGCTGCGACTGGGGCAGCCGCGCGCGAGCGCAAGAGCTGGCGGTTCTGTCGAGCAGCTAAACGCTCTTCCCACTGCCGAGCTTGAGCAGAAGCGTGAGCACCAGAGACCAACACCACCCCAAGTAGAGCCAGCGGAATAAGGCAATAGAGCAGGCTGAAGGTTACAGTAACCGCCAGTACGCCAACGACGAGCGTGATGAGCAGCAAGGAAAGCGCTAAGATTTGACGCCGACGAACAGCAGAGCGACGCATTTGCCGCACACGCTTAATGCGCTCCTCTTCCTGGCGCGCCTTGCTGCCATCCTGCTGTGGCTGCATAACCAACCCTTTCACCCTATGCGGCTCAACATCGCCAAACCGCTTCGCGTCGCTCTCATCAACTAGATGGAGCGAAGCAGACATACGGTCCTGCTGGTGTTGAGAGGCGTGTTTCATACCTCTCATCGTTCGCCCCGGCAACCAGCCGAGCACGAGAATCGCCGCAATCAGCAGCAGAAGCAAGCTGGACAACGACTCATAAACCATACTTCCCTACGATAGATGACGGTATGGTCCAATCTCAAGTGATTCTAGGCGTGTCGCGATTTTTTTCTAGAAATTCTTTCAGGACACCCTCTTGACACTCGTTTGCAAGCAGGCTAAAACTCAGATGATCGCGCCACTGCCCACCAATAAACATATAGCCTCGCTTGATACCCTCTTGGTTCATACCCAACTTTTGCGCCACCCTTAACGAGCGCTGATTGCTGGGCAACACATCTATCTCTATTCGGTGCAAACGCGGACCCGATGGATCAAAAAACGCCCAATCTGCCAGTAAGGCCACCGCAAGTGGCGCAAATCCGTGTCCCACGTGGTCTTTATCAACCCAATAACCCACCGTGGCTGTGCGCATTGCCCCGTAACAAATAGCTCCCAAAGAAATCTGGCCTACAATAGCGGTTTGAAATTCCATAACAAACACGGCTGAGGAACCAGCAGTTTCGTTGCGGCGCAAGCTCGCTACCCACTCGTTGAAGGTTAGAGGACTCCCGCCCAAAGGGTCTCCAGATTCCCAAGGGGCCAGCCACTCCTTATTGCCCCAGCGCACCGCATTCCACTCATCGGCGTCGTCCAATTCGACGGGGCGCAGGCCAAAATCGCCGTATCCAACAGGTACTGACAGTCGCCGTGGCATCGTCAGACTTGGACTGGCAGGGTCAGTAGTGCGCGGGTGAGTGAAGGCATCAAGTAAGCTGTGAAGGACTGGCATAGTTCTCATTGTAGGACTCTACTCAGCAGCCGAGGGCAATATTCATTGCTTCTAGCAGCAAATACTGGCCTTTAGGTCTAGCTGGGGGCTAGGATATGTGATATTACGAATAGCTTAGTGTGAACTTTTGGAGGGATAGAACGGTGCCTACCTACCATTACCGTTGCAAAAACTGCGGATATGACTTTACGAAAGAGCAGTCTTTTAGTGATGACCCCATTACGGTGTGCCCCGAATGCGGCCAAGAGCAGGTGCGCAAAGTCTACTCGGCTGTGCCCATTGAGTTTAAGGGCCACGGTTTTTACCGCACGGACGGCGCTTCCTCGTCAAGTTCCAGCTCCTCATCAGACAAGTAAAGGCAGCTAGTAGTGCGGGCCTCGCAGGAGTTTTCCTTGATATAGCAGACCTGAGCCACATTCGACCACATTGGTCATGACCGCTTGGACAGTGCGCTTGTTGAGAGCACACTGGAGTCATGACCAATATTTTTTTCAACACTCCTCACTCACCATTGAGCCATACGCTCGCAGGGCGGCGCCGTAAGGCCTCTCTTAAACGCATCGTTGCGGCAGTATGCGCCGGATTGTCCCTGTTCTGCGTTCTTCAAATTTTGACGGGCAGTCAAGCCCAAGACCGAATACTGGTGGCTAATCGAAACATTGCTAGGGGAGCGCGTATAGAAGCCTCGGCTCTCAAAGAGATACAAGTGCCCGCCAGCCTAGCAAACTCCGCCACACTCACCAGCCGAGAAGATGCCCTAGGTCAGGTCGCCTTGGTCCAGATTGCAGCAGGCCAGCCCCTCATAAGCTCCTGTCTAAGCCGAGCGCCCAGCCTGCCCACGGGATACACCACCGTGCGTCTACTCCTAGCTTCTGCCCCAGAATCCTTAACTCCGGGCCAGTCAGTACAACTTATTGCTTCGGTGCCTTGCTCCTCTCACCAAAATACGGCCGCTGCCGAAGCTCAGGAAACCCCATCAAGTGACCACTGCCTAATAACGAGCAAGGCACTTACGATGGAGCTACCTAAGAGACAAGAGCGTAATGCGTCTCAAAGCGAATCAATCATGGGTCCGGAACACAGCCCGACTATTACCTTTGCGCTCCCGCCCGAAGACGCTATGAAAGCGCTACGGTTGCCCCAAGAAGCGGCCGTTATTGCTGTGGATAGCGGTAAGTGAAGCGTTCAGCTATACGCGCAGAGCGTGGAGCTACAAGGCGCGGGGTCAGCGGGAGCGCCCATAATAGTAAAAGGGGACAAGCCTTCCAATGAGGAAAGCAACCGTCGAGATGGAGGCAACATGACATCAGACAATCCAGTCAAGCAGCAGGCTACGCACGCAGCCCATGAATTAGCTAGCATCAGTAATAAAGAACCGCTTGCAGGCTTTAAGCAGTTCATTTCCCGCGGTTCGATGGTCGACATGGCCGTCG is a window encoding:
- the nrdE gene encoding class 1b ribonucleoside-diphosphate reductase subunit alpha produces the protein MAVQEDTSLALDRTASAGESYDPAHDFHALNAMLNLYDKDGQIQFDKDEEAERQYIQGHVAPNTKTFTSTTERLSFLTENLYYNKSVFDKYTPEFLDSIYERAANSGFEFETFLGAFKFYTSYALKSFDGKQYLEDFPQRSVAVALELADGDEDAAVKYADEIISGRFQPATPTFLNLGKAQRGEPVSCFLVRIEDNMESISRGINAALQLSKRGGGVALLLTNLRELGAPIKHIENQSSGVVPVMKLLEDSFSYANQLGARQGAGAVYLNAHHPDIMRFLDTKRENADEKIRIKSLALGVVVPDITFELAKQKAPMALFSPYDVERVYGKPFADISISEHYDEMVKDNRIHKKYIDARDFFMTLAEIQFESGYPYILFEDTVNKANPIDGRITMSNLCSEILQVQEPSTYDENLNYAHVGRDISCNLGSLNIAKAIDGGLADTVETAIRALTSVSDHTDIEAVPSIKRGNDEGHAIGLGQMNLHGFLAREGIHYGSEEGLDFTDIYFMTVAYHAYRASNQIAQERGHAFSTFAKSDYAKEPGQGNYFDKYTDGSRSLEPRTDKVRSIFAKYGIEIPSVEDWKELQAAIIKDGIYNQNLQAIPPTGSISYINHSTSSILPIPAKVEIRKEGKIGRVYYPAPFMTNENLAYYEDAYEIGWKKIIDTYAEATQHVDQGLSLTLFFPDTTTTREVNKAQIYAWRKGIKTLYYIRIRQQALEGTEVKDCVSCML
- the nrdI gene encoding class Ib ribonucleoside-diphosphate reductase assembly flavoprotein NrdI — translated: MEQAVPEQGTQVASTPEYAAVGERVGAVVYFSSQSENTARFISNCRLQDEGIDVFRIPVKPHEAPLKVHEPYIIVVPTYGGGSARKAVLPQIKRFLNDPDNRAGIRGVIASGNTNFGEAFCMAGDIIAQKCKVPFLYYFELMGTTEDERKVKQGVLEFFRNHPE
- the groES gene encoding co-chaperone GroES, which gives rise to MSISLTPLEDKIVIKQAPAETKTASGLVIPDSAKEKPQQGEVLAVGPGRRDDKGGLIPVDVTVGDKVLYSKYGGTEVNYEGEDYLIVSARDVLAILK
- a CDS encoding GNAT family N-acetyltransferase, yielding MPVLHSLLDAFTHPRTTDPASPSLTMPRRLSVPVGYGDFGLRPVELDDADEWNAVRWGNKEWLAPWESGDPLGGSPLTFNEWVASLRRNETAGSSAVFVMEFQTAIVGQISLGAICYGAMRTATVGYWVDKDHVGHGFAPLAVALLADWAFFDPSGPRLHRIEIDVLPSNQRSLRVAQKLGMNQEGIKRGYMFIGGQWRDHLSFSLLANECQEGVLKEFLEKNRDTPRIT
- a CDS encoding FmdB family zinc ribbon protein: MPTYHYRCKNCGYDFTKEQSFSDDPITVCPECGQEQVRKVYSAVPIEFKGHGFYRTDGASSSSSSSSSDK
- a CDS encoding SAF domain-containing protein, producing the protein MTNIFFNTPHSPLSHTLAGRRRKASLKRIVAAVCAGLSLFCVLQILTGSQAQDRILVANRNIARGARIEASALKEIQVPASLANSATLTSREDALGQVALVQIAAGQPLISSCLSRAPSLPTGYTTVRLLLASAPESLTPGQSVQLIASVPCSSHQNTAAAEAQETPSSDHCLITSKALTMELPKRQERNASQSESIMGPEHSPTITFALPPEDAMKALRLPQEAAVIAVDSGK